A part of Ursus arctos isolate Adak ecotype North America chromosome X, UrsArc2.0, whole genome shotgun sequence genomic DNA contains:
- the KCNE5 gene encoding potassium voltage-gated channel subfamily E regulatory beta subunit 5, which yields MNCSESQRLRTLLSRLLLELHHRGNASGLAAGPGPSMGMGVVPDPFVGREATSAKGDDAYLYILLIMIFYACLAGGLILAYTRSRKLVEAKDEPAQACAAHEWAAADAETAAGLPAEGRRQLAPGAPPAPAQGAEGV from the coding sequence ATGAACTGCAGCGAGAGCCAGCGGCTGCGCACCCTCCTCAGCCGCCTGCTGCTCGAGCTGCACCACCGGGGCAACGCCAGCGGCCTGGCCGCTGGTCCCGGCCCGAGCATGGGCATGGGGGTCGTGCCCGACCCGTTCGTGGGCCGCGAGGCGACCAGCGCCAAGGGCGACGACGCCTATCTCTACATCCTGCTCATCATGATCTTCTACGCCTGCCTGGCCGGAGGCCTCATCCTGGCCTACACCCGCTCCCGCAAGCTCGTCGAGGCCAAGGACGAGCCGGCCCAGGCCTGCGCGGCGCACGAGTGGGCCGCCGCCGACGCCGAGACTGCCGCCGGCTTGCCGGCCGAGGGCCGCCGCCAGCTCGCCCCGGGGGCGCCGCCCGCCCCGGCCCAGGGCGCCGAGGGGGTCTAG